The following is a genomic window from Alkaliphilus sp. B6464.
GTAGAAAAATGGGTGAATAAATTAAAAAGTCTTTTAGAGTAATCATTCTCTAAAAGACTTTTTAATTTATAATAATCTATTTTATGTTATACTTATAAGGTTTTTTCATTTTCATTAGGGCAGACAAAATCTTATACTATCCAAATATACCATTAATAATTAATAATGAAACCAACCCTACTGCCCATGCAATAGTTGTTGTTACGGACCATACTTTAATCTGCTCTTTAGCTTCTTTAATTCCTAACATACGGTTTACTACCCAGAAATAACTATCATTAAAGTAAGAAAATATTAGAGATCCTATACAAGCAGCTAATGCAGCAAATACAGGGTTAGCATCTAATGTGGCAATAATTGGTGCAGTTATAGATGCTGCTGTAATCATTGAAACAGTTCCACTTCCTTGTATTAAACGCACTAGGGAAGCTATTATAAAGGGAAGTAAAATAGGTGGTATATTAGTTGAAGCAATTAGATTAGCTATATGATTACCTGCACCACTATCCCTTAATACATTTCCTAAGGCTCCGCCACCACCAGTAACTAAAATAATAATACCCGCTGATTTAATTCCTTGCTCCATTTTTTCTATGGTTTCTTCTCTAGTACTTTTAGATGTTAGTCCATAAATTGCAACTAAAAGACCAATTCCTACAGCAATAACTGGCGCTCCTAAAAACTTAATAGCACTTATTCCTGCTCCTTCTAGTTCTAGTGCAGTCGCAACAGTGCTTAATAAAATTAATATGACTGGCACTATTATAGGTGCAAAGGCCATGAATACTGATGGAAGTTCTCTATCGTCCTCATCATGTTCAAAATTAGAGATTGATTTTTCATATTCTGGTCTAATCCATCCTTCACCATCTTCACTTGGAAGCTGATAAATTTTCTTTCCAAGCCACTTTCCGTATAATGTTCCTGCAATAGTCATGGGAATAGCTAAAACTATACCCCACAGAATAATACTCCCCACACTTACTCCAAATATTCCAGCAACCCCTACTGGTCCTGGTGTTGGTGGAACAAGGGAGTGGGTAATTACAAGTCCCAATGCTAGAGCTATACCTAAAGATACTACAGACTTTTTAGTTTTTCTAGAAATAGCCTTTACTAAAGGAGATAATATTA
Proteins encoded in this region:
- a CDS encoding GntP family permease, with amino-acid sequence MDVAVSGNQMIFGLVIGIFLLIVMIMKTKIHAFPALIIAAATTGLIGGMPAESVIGSISDGFGGTLGSIGIIIGFGVMMGELFEASGAAERMARTFIKALGKDKEEWALAITGFIVSIPIFCDSGFVILSPLVKAISRKTKKSVVSLGIALALGLVITHSLVPPTPGPVGVAGIFGVSVGSIILWGIVLAIPMTIAGTLYGKWLGKKIYQLPSEDGEGWIRPEYEKSISNFEHDEDDRELPSVFMAFAPIIVPVILILLSTVATALELEGAGISAIKFLGAPVIAVGIGLLVAIYGLTSKSTREETIEKMEQGIKSAGIIILVTGGGGALGNVLRDSGAGNHIANLIASTNIPPILLPFIIASLVRLIQGSGTVSMITAASITAPIIATLDANPVFAALAACIGSLIFSYFNDSYFWVVNRMLGIKEAKEQIKVWSVTTTIAWAVGLVSLLIINGIFG